Part of the Hirundo rustica isolate bHirRus1 chromosome 3, bHirRus1.pri.v3, whole genome shotgun sequence genome, AGATGTTCTCACCCTGTTGTAAGGATGGATCAGTAAAGCATCAGCCCACCATTACTGCACAAAGACCTACATTTCTTACAATAGTGTTAGCTTTTGTCTCAAGTCGGTCAAGCACAGGGCATTTCAATGCACTCTGGAGAGAAATCCTGTATATCTATCCCTTCTTTGAGGTAGTAAAAATTTCTGTTTGGCTTCAAGAACtataaatgaaacagaaactcCAATACTCCCAAAGGGTTCTCTGGAtaacagaaaagcaatttaagCCTGCTTTAGTCCTACTGCTCGAataatacagaagaaaatgcttctaAAGCAGTACAcagctttattatttattacacagaaacaatatttaaaGCATGTATTCCAGATGCTAATGCATTAATCTGTATGTGTTACAATGGCTTCAGACAAGACTTCAATCTATACCATTTAACATTTATATGCTCTTGTGAACAATTTCAGGTTTTAATTCTGTGAATCAGAATTATCACCCTAGTGGTGCTTTACacataaaaaatacacataGATTGCACTGAAATTTTTCTGTACTTTAGCTCTCATTTCCTAATTTTTATTCcaaaccattaaaaaatatcaagaaaaaatactgttacCCATGCCAGAGTAGCTCGTTCATACTTAGTACAACCGTTCTCTGCCCACACATGTACACATACATCAGAAAGACACCAATTTCATTCTAGTATGTCTGACCTCAATCTCTCTGTGCCTTGTATTCTGAGTTAGCTGATTATATGCATCAAGTTGTTTCACTATGACTAGTGAATGCCTGCATGCTGCATATTTTCCTCAGCTTGCCACAACATAAGCCATAAGCAGCTTGATTATCTGACTTATCACATTCATGATAGTAATAGTACGATCCTAGTAAAAGTGAATCAGGGATAAAAATAgtctcaaaaataatttcctgggATTTCCTGGGTTTGGTTCGTATTAAGAAAGAGCTCATAAtagcaagaaaattaatactgtgggggaccaccagatggatgttttatttttctagtaaCTAAATATAAACATCTCACAAGTCTTGCcacaaaaaacagaaaaatagacCAAGCTCAGATAAAactcttaaaacaaaacaaaaactcccATACTTTAGTTTACCAAATTAGTAGACAATGTCATGAAGGATTACGGCAGAAACATTCTATGTCTTACTTTGTaaaatttttctaaaacaaatacCTATTTGTCTCACTGAGCTGTCTTATTTTATAGTTTTTAATCTGCTAAGAGTTTCTCATCAAATTATAGTATTGAAGGAAAAGATTACTGCACAGCTTGATGAGGGTTCTTCCTTACTATAGTTCTACTTGATCCTACAGCaaatctcttcttttcttgGAAAAGGAGTAATTCATAAACTGAAGAATaaaaagtggcttttttttttccagtctcagATACACAGCACATATCCATAACACCTAAAGGAGTATGTACACATCTGATTTTATAGTATTTTCATGGATGATTTAATTTCCAGTTCAAAAGGAATATGCATTTTCTCCCTCACTGTGAACCAGTCTTCCTCCATCCTTACAAACAAGAGGTTCTGGACTCCTTCTCCATTCCAGGTCTGTGCAGATATCAGgtacaaaaaacattttctaatcttacttaactaaaaattaaatgcttttgatTAATTTTACTACAATTCAAGCTGGCAAAGGAAACTTCAGAATGATGAAACCATTTAAAATCATCTTGATACAGAACAGACAGAAAGAAGTAAATAATGAAATACTGACAATATCCTAGAAAGACAGTCTCAAAGTATATGCTTTCTaacaacaaaggaaaagcagaaattcaggTATTATACTGAGAAAAAGTTAGTCTGAGACCACAGTGGTagctgattttgtttgtttcaaaactcaaggaatatttttactttcctgCTGTGGTGCTTAGtcttaatgaaaataaaaatgcccaAGTCAAAAGTCACTCATCAAGAGGAGATTTGGGCACACTTAAATTTCTCTTGCAGCACATTTATCAGAATTTTTTTGTCCGTGGGCATTTCTAAACATGGAACTGCACAGTGAGTATAAATAGTTGCATGTTAGATGTCCAGTTAAATCTGAATTGTTCCAAAATAGTTCTGGTTTTGTTAAACCTAAGTTGAgaaatacatatattaaaaaataaagtgattGCTTCAATACATATTTACCAAAGCAAGCGTATTTTCAAGTTGCAAGCACATGAAGTGATACTCTCTTTCAGCAGTTCTAactaaaaattccatttttcattaTACTGTGTTAGAAAAGCTCAGTACCACACATAAGTAGAGGCACTAATTAATGCAGAGACTGCTAGAATGGTGTCCATGTTCCagcttatattttcttttccaagtttGATCATACTATCTAAGAGAGTAGTACCTTTCAAAATAACAAGATAAGTCAGATCTAAACTAAACTGCAGAATGGGTATGCAAGTAAAATAAGTGAAACAGGAGGTGAAATCAcgagcaaaaaaaaatttttagagGTTTTTACCTCAGAAGAGGTCTATGAATTCTTAATCCATACAATTACACTGGCTTAGTTAACACATTTTTAACTggccacaaaaaaaatccatagtGTACTTACAAAGGCAAAATCACATACAGAACCTCAATTTTACTTGACAAAATACACTTCAGGAGGCATGAAAATCTGTCTCGGAATTCTCTTGGGAACAGATTTTTCACAGATCTACTGAACCATCTGGCATTCATAGATTACCGAGAGAAACACTGAGATCGTCTCTGAAATTACAGAGAAGTGGGCCAGGCCTGATTCCGGGAGAACTGTAACAATGAAAAGCAGCATCTCTGATGCATTTAGTTAACACAAACTGAATTTACCATGGTACCACCTAATCAAAAAGGGTTCACATTGCCTCAATTGTTTTAAACATAGACAAAGAACACTCAAGAAggttaaaataaacaaataaataatagaaaatataagGACTGGAGTTTAGTGCAAATTCATTAGAGCTTTTAGGAGCCCAATTCTTACTGATCTCAGTGAGCTCACAGCTCagaattttgtatttgtattatTACTTAAAAtttgagaggaaagaaaaaattacttttgacaAAGAGTTCACCATTCTGTTtggcaaacaaaagaaagatgaagaaggACCTAAAAGTGATTTGATTACAGCACAAGTGTCTCAAAGAGAACAAgaggggaacaaaaaaacctctctgtGTAGCAAAGGGCTCTTTAATATAGTGAAGAAAGCCACAACAAATATTGTCTAAAAGCTGCATACTAATTCATGTAGGAAGACATGAATTTTTAATAATGAGGTTGACGAATCACTCAAATCATCATTGAAGGAAGAAGGGGTATTTTTAGCTTCTTAAAAACAGCGACAAGTTTCTCATCTGCCTCCATATCCTCATCAGTGGGGTTGATATAGCACTTCTTTCAGTATGCaagaatataaatatataccTATTGGGACTGTAAAAAtctgttaatattttattttattttcaaagtgaaaggtttctgctgaaaaaaaaaaaaactagtCAAAATTCATactttgagggttttttttttttagttctacTGTAATCAGGTTGGGGGGTGTGTTGATTTTATGCAAAATAGTTAAAAAGTTCAATGGCTGCAGGTAATTTATTGCAttcaaaaatacaaagaagagagcaaatatttttcttaagataaaatttttaaatattttgtttaataattGTGGAAGGTAAGAAAGACAGTATTTCTGAGAGCaatctaaaaaaaatccttaaatatTCAGGCTTCACAGACATAATTTCCTGTGGGTTTCTTGAGCAAATCATATCATGACTCCTTAAAAAATGCAGACAGTATCATTACTTTCTCCAAATAATCATAAAATACTTACACTGTTATCAAAAGAACCACTTTCATGTTTAATATGAGTATTTTGTCTTACAGTATTGTAAGAATTTAATGGTGAGATTTGATAATTGTGAATGAATAGTGAAAGAACACTGCTTGGAAGGAAGAAGCTTCTTCCCATATTCATCCCTACTCCTGTCTCAAGTCTGTTTCCTGATTGTTTCAGCATCTTGGCAATTCCAAGTGATTCTTTTCCAAACATGTGAAACAGTCCTTTTCTGATTAGCTGAtctgaagaaaaagtgaaaaatatctgACTTCTGATTTGAACAAACTTCCTGTTATTGATTCAGTTCTCACCAACAATCCACCTCAAGCCAGGTCCAACTTTTACTAGCATATCACTACTCCTGCTGCTACCAGTTCAGCTGGGAAACCACATGGCTGTAACATTTTCAGAATTGCATACTATTCAGCAAACTGTTAGGATGATAGGCAGGTAAGTAACCCTTTAGCTAAATTTTTGGTTACTTGCTGCTCCATGGCAGAACCCCAAGCAGAAAAAACTGCAAATCATAACATTAATGAAAATCTAATATCTAGGATCAGATATTACAGGAGTGACAAACTATGAACCTAAAGTATCTAAAAAAATTGTCCCAATGAAATAAACTCCTGAGTCTACAATGTCCAAGTAGTCACTAAAGAATCGTGGCTTGTTTGTATTATAGATGTACAGAAGTCCAAAGAATCATCtgtccagaaaaagaaaagctaggTTGAGGTAACAAATCTTAGAAGGGCCAAGTCAGCCCTTTTAGATGATTTTACAACAAAGAGGGGACAAGTAGAAAAATGAAGATGCAAATGCCTAATGCTAGTAAAGGAGAAGACATGAACTTTCTTACTCATAAGCAaatcaaatttctttatttactgATCTTCAGAAAAACGTCTACTCTTGTAGAAACTTCTTCACTGAATCACAATAACTGTATCAGCTGTTAGTTTGTTGTGGTTGCTTTAGGGTTTTATTTCCCAAAACTGTAAAAGGTCTgtgcaatttttaaattgcCTCTAAATAAAATGTGTGGTATTCCcatgtttctgaaaacatttaaaacactACTAAAGCTCATTTTACAACTAAATGGATTACCTTAAGCATTATTCAGTTCCATGAAAACACTCTCCTTGCATCTGAGTTCAAGTATCATATTATCAGTCTATAAAACCATGTTTTTTATTTATCGTTCCTCTTGCATTTGAAATGGATTATATTACATTACTTATCTATAAAATTCAagtacacagaaaataattaaaaatgttttatcttcAAGTCTACCTCTTATTTCATTTAATGAGAAGAGTTAATATTTCAACCTTTCTACTACTTGTGTAACTGTTGCAAAACCAAATGCTGGTAACACAATGCCATTTTGCCCCTTCCCCAACCAAAGTCAAGTCTTTATTACTTGCAACCCACCAGCTTGCTGCTCAACATCAAAACCAACCTCCTCACTAGCCATTATACCTAAAACATAGCTTCCTAAAGATAAGATTCATTCACTCTTCTATTGGTTAtctatatgtattttttaaattagaaagaCACAAAAAGTTTTGAATATGTCTTTTACAGATCACTGTAGAAGAACATCTCTTGCAGTAACTACTCCTGCAGTAAAGATTGACACATTTGTGCTATAGCTGCTAGGTAGCtctgttgaaataattttgattataAATAGGCAGATACAGATTGCTGACAGGAGGTATGGCCTTATGGCTCTTTCTATTTCACCCCCAGCATTAACACACCCTCGGTGAAAGGGACTATGACTCTTGACTTCAACCTTGATTGCTCTctgcaataagaaaaaaacctttagCCTTTAGAAACATTGAGTATTTCTGTGGATTTAGAAAGCATTTCAATTGTTACCTATGGAAATGTAGTCTGCAACAGAAAGCCAAATATACCATGCCATCATTTAGACAAGATCCTACTGCCCCTTGCATTCCTCTAAGATAAACTTGTATATTTCGAGTAATTGTTAGAAATCTCCAGTAGCAGACTGAGtctatattttgatttcaaAGAATCTTGAAAGCCATTCAGCAGATGGCTCTGGAATATTTTTACCTTGTCACTTGCACCTGAATAGAAGAACACTCCCTTCAATATAGCAAACGTGTGCAAGCTTTAGAAACCTGTTCTCAGTTGGCTTTGGTAAGACTGGGAAAGCTTAGTTTTAATAGGCAGAAGACCAGTTCTCCTCTCTTAGATGACAGCTATTGAGTACAGACCACTAGTGTCATCCTCCTTTTCCTCAAAAAAGTCCtacaacacaaaaacaaatcGTGATTCTCGGGAAGTCTCTGATCTGCAGAAGTTACATCGACAGCTCAGCTTAGGATACTCCTATGTTGGCCCCTTCAACAGACACACTTATCAAGAACATGTATGAAGAGAAGATATGAAAAAGAATGTAAAGACACATAATTTATCTCAAGTTTTAGTGAAAAGCTCTAATTACTTTTTGCCTGAAACAGACTTTTCATTGTTATTATCAAGCTCAGTTTTAGAACTCTAtttgcagaagtaaaaaaagagatatttcatttaattttattttcaagtgagCATGCAATACGTTAAAATATAagtacatatatacatatatatatggaaTATGGAATATGGAATGCAAATACTGCACAGTAACATTCTCCTGGTAAGAGCTGAAAGTGATTTAAACATAAGAGAACCAatagaacagcaaaaaaagtaGTATCTTTAGAGTAATACAGACTTTTTCCAGTATAAAAACCtgaagaagaaatataaatctGTGTTTATGCCAGCATAATTAGATATCATCTGTGGaagcacttttaaaattaaaacaggaattGTTGTACATTGCATAAGGACTTGGACAGAAGCTTGTTATATcagcttcctttttcttttcaattagGTGgtaacataaaataattttattacttcaagcacatttttcaagctcacagaataaaacaaaagaacttgAGCTTCTCAGAAAAAGAACATCATTATTAGAATGTAAAGCCAGGGAATAAGATTAAtgtttatgaaatattttcaggagaACATACAAGATCTGAATCTCTTTTTAACGCAtggaaaatatagaaaaatatcaaTGGCCAGTATTTTTACATATCTTTCAAAGCACTTTTAGGACTTCTCAGATTCTACActgtattaataaaataagGTTAAGTACTTACCCATAGATGCATAATCATTGGGAAGTTCAGGATAAAGTTTGTTTGTATTCTTTTtagctgaaagagaaaataaagtagCAACTTATAAAACATGCTAACATATATTGTTATATTTCGTATACTGCTCTTATAATACAAGTTCAACAGTTATTAATTGATTACAGTTAACTAAGGAGCAGTGCAGAAGAAAGCAATACAGACCTTGTCTCATATCCTTAACCAGAGAATTAACAAGAGGAGCTGCACAGTAAAACCCCACACTGAATGGAAGCACTTTGTTAGGACAAACTGTTAAAGAgccaaaattatttctcttctgctctACTGTAAAATCTCTGTTGATGAAAAGATAATAACAACCTAAAGAGAAACTATGATTTCTAGAAACCATAAGTTCCTAGAACTATGACCAGCAGTTTCTAGTAGGACTGCTCTTTTTACTAAGAAGTTTCATTGTACTATGGGGCTTCTATGTATCCAGTAACATGAATATTTCCTTTGAATTATTACATGATTCTGTAACTATAAAAATACTCTTTCTATAGCAAATCTGTCAGAGAGAAAAGGTTTGTTaataccaaacaaacaaatcctttaGTCTTTATCACTCATGGCACTACATCAACATGCTTTCAGTGTTTGTCCAAGGAAGACtatttaagaaacatttttatagaGGCAGCTGCTATGATAACGGCATAGTATTAATTAGCTTTAATGTTCTAATTTTATGAAGAGAATTAGTTAGCtattattaaaaattttcaCCTGGTGGTGTAGGTCTAACAGCAGGTTTAGGTGGCTCTGGTCTGGATGATGGTCTAGCAGGTCGGTCATTTACCTAAagtacataattttttaaaaaatatagcaCTACATCTGGACATAGACTGTCAATTCAGAGCCTAGAAGTATGTCAagttacagtgaaaaaaaatttaaaattactctttCTCCACTAATCTTgtaggaattcaagaagcataCTAAACACTAGTGACATACACATGACACTGAAGTAAATCATCATGGGTTTAACAAATGCTTGTCTATCAGTAACATCAACATCTGTAAGAAAATATCTTCTACAGTCCCAGTATTATGTTATAAATGTGATTGTTTGaatggaagacagaaaaaatagaaaaactaaGTGTATCCAATTAACTTGACTAAAAATACTTGATCAAACACAATTGCAAAACAAGGACACACTTTGTTATTCTGGAAGATGCAAAGCAAACCCAGAAATATTCTTGCCCACAACAGCCTAGCAGGGAAATGCTCCACATGCAGTAACTAACATGAGCTACGCCTTCAGTCATCCAGTAGAGAAGTTAAAAATGACACATGAACAACAGCAGTAACACAGACTAGGAACAGCTCAGGAATAGGGAAAGCCTACGTGAAAAGTAAGTGCACAAACCCTTCTTTGTTCCCTTACAGATTttcctggattatttttttgctCTTCATTTTCATATACTTCAGTGAAGGATGCTAAGGTTTCATAAAGGTCAtctgcttgagcagggaaaGGTACATCACCAAGCAAGATGGCACTAGCACGAATGTCCTGCCCATAAAAcctgatacaaaaaaaaaaaaaagattgcagGTATTTGATTATTATTCCATTTCAACTTCTAGATAAATTCACTTCGTGCAAATGCTCCCTATCTCCATCCCTAGCCCTGCATTCTTTCTACTGATCATATACTGAGAAATGACAGAGCTATTTCAAAGCTCTAAATTTGGAAAACTGACCGCAGCCTCCATTTTCCTGCACCACTTGGGAGGAGGCGGTAGAGAAGCTGTGATTGGAGTCCAGTAAGATAGAAGGTGTGTGGGGGACAGGTGTTGCATTCTAGATTTGttcttatttctcattatcttaTTCTCAtattaactgaaaataaattaaactaatttccccTTGATGAAGTTGGAGTTTTTTGACTGAAACAGCAATTGGTAAGTGATCTCACTGCCTTTATCTCAACTTCTGAGTTTGTCATCAtactttttctcctctcatcCTGTTGGGGAGTGACAAAGCAACCAGTCTGGCATGTGGTGGCTAGCTAAGGTCAACCTGCCACAGATAAATAATCCCTAAACATTTACCATTATCTCAATACCCATTGCAAAAGATGTCTAAAGTGAAGAAACCCTTGTGCCTCAAGAAATTCTAAACTGAACATAGTATGTTTTCACAAAAACCTCTTTTTCCAAAGTGAATGTGTCCTATTTAATTGTCACTATGCTTCCCTTGAACCTTTTAGATATTAAGAGAGCTTACTTGCgatttgtttctttcctttcaattAAACAGGTTCCTTCCAGAGATACACCTGCAAACAGTCCTCGAGATTTGCAGTATGTAtagacagcagcagagcttctcagGGCTACATCCCCTTCTAAGTTTCTAGAAGGAAAAAGTTTTGGTTGATATTCTTCAATACAGTTTTGTAGCATGAACAGcaattgtctttttcttttaatccttcattttatttttaccctATTTTCAGACAGAAGCACAGAACAACACTGCCTCATATGAATGCTCCCTATTAGGTCTCTGAAAGACCAGACTCCTCATGGTTTACGACTCAAAACAATCAAGGAGGCTCCTGGGTAATTTGCTGAGGCCAGGTTTGCATCCTTTGAGGGGAGGTGGGTTTGGGTGTGCAGTGAGATTCACACAAGACAGAGGGGGAGGCTGAAAGCTAGGCTTTCAGGCTGGTGAGGCAAATCCTGCAAGGTGGGTAGCACCTTTTATCATGGTAATTGTTCTCCTTCATACAAGTCCCAATCCCTCCCCCAGGGAAGGTCTGATGAGGCATAACTGACTCAATGCATTGACAAGAGAGGCAGATGTCATGTCTGAGAAAGGAACATAAATCATGAAAGACCCCCAAAGTAGCCTCAGACTGATTCCTGAGGCCTTGCACCAATGGACTGAATGTGATGCAAAGGGATGCAACAGATCAGAGCCTGTAGCCAGAGACAGTGCCAAACTTCCCAAACAGGAGGTACCTGGGTGTTCCCAACTAGCCTGAACATATCCATTGGACATATATCCATTGAACTCTAAGCTTCGTGGAACCTTCACCACTGAAAAGACCAGAAGAAGAGGATCAACAGGATACTGTCAGGATCCACAGAGAGGTAGTATTTTCTACTcaatctttctctctctctctcccctccctctttttctatttctttttctctctctcccccactcacatttactgttaaataaaatctatACTATTGACTTCAGCACATGGTCTCACTTGCATCTTATTTGGGCAGAGGCATCtctgtaataattttaataactgGATCTTAACAGCCTCCTTTGAAAATGGCTAAGCCACactttaattgcattttaaaatgatcTGATTATGTTTGGACTGGGGACTGAAACTCTACTCAATATTTCCAAATCCTCCTAGACTTCGGTCAGCACAAAACACTTCAAGTAAGGCCTTACTAGACCTCAAAAGATTTGTAAGATTAGAAGCGTTGTCCATATAATGTTTTAGGTTTAAAGACAGTCATCTCAAAATTGATATAACATTAAATTGAAAGCAGGTTACTCTGGAATTTGTCCAGCCAGTTTTTGAAGAAACCTAAGGATATAATTCCACAGACACTCTGAGCAACCTGTATCCGCACTCAGTTGTATtcatgacattttttttttctcacatccAGTCAGAACCTTCCTTGTTT contains:
- the SH3YL1 gene encoding SH3 domain-containing YSC84-like protein 1 isoform X2 — encoded protein: MNNPIPSNLKSEAKKAAKILREFTEITSRNGPDKIIPPHVIAKAKGLAVLSVIKAGFLVTARGGSGIVLARLPNGTWSAPSAIGIAGLGGGFEIGIEVSDLVIILNHERAVEAFAKGGNLTLGGNLTVAIGPLGRNLEGDVALRSSAAVYTYCKSRGLFAGVSLEGTCLIERKETNRKFYGQDIRASAILLGDVPFPAQADDLYETLASFTEVYENEEQKNNPGKSVNDRPARPSSRPEPPKPAVRPTPPAKKNTNKLYPELPNDYASMGLF